The uncultured Sphaerochaeta sp. genome includes the window ATCGCCCTGAATCATTGGGTTTTCCACCTGGAAATCATCCCAGCTGAAGGTGGTGTAACTCAGTCCATGCCCGAAAGGATACAAGGCTCCAAACTGTGGCTGGATCTTTAACCCACCTGCCTTCTTGAAGTGGTTGTATGCGTACGGCATGGAACCAGCACACTTGGGAAACGAGAGCGTCGTTTTCCCACCTGGATTGTTCAATCCTACCAAGGTACGTGCGATAGCTTCCCCTCCCCCTTCACCGGGGAGCCAAGCAGCAAGAATGGCACTGGCATGATCAACCGCTTCATGGATGGTGTATGGTCTTCCACTCACCAGAACAACCACCACAGGTTTTCCTGTAGCCAGCACAGCATCCAGGAGTTCTTCTTGCACCCCGGGGAGCTTCAGGCTATCGGCATCGGATCCTTCACCGACTGTTCCTTGGCGGAACAGCCCAGCGATATCACCAACAACCATGACCGTTACATCTGCAGAAGACGCAGCCTTGACCGCTTTCTCTATCCCTTGGGTATCGCCGCTAAGCTCATGGGATTCCTCTCCATCGTCTGGAACATCGCCAGGGAAGAAGATGGCTTTCTCCACCTTGCTCTCGTAGAGCATACACCCTGGTTCAAATGTCAAGGGGATGTCTCCCAGAGCCTCAGAGAGAGCACTACGAATGGTCCTTGCCTGCGGAGGGACTGTCTCTTCAGGGCCATGGGATCCCTGGAGATGAATCGGGGTCGAGTATCCTCCGAACATTGCATATGGGTGGTCAGCAAGAGGCCCAATAAGGGCAACTGATCTTGCATTTTTCAAAGGAAGAACCCCATCATTCTTGAGTAGGACAAGAGACTTCTCTGCTACCTCTACTGCCAGTGCATGGCTCTTCTCTGTACCCAGTTCGATCGCCTCTTCCTTGATGAACGGATGCTCGAAAACGCCTTGGTTGTACTTCTCTTCCAATACACGGAGCACTGCCTCATCAAGTGCATCTCCCTTGATCAAGCCACGATACAAGGCCTCGATCAACCCTTCCTTGAATACGGTATACCCAGGTAATTCGATATCCATACCAGCATTGAATGCCAAAGCGGCGGCTTCAGCCATATCTCCTGCAACACGATGGTCGTGGAACAATTGCACAACTGCCTCATAGTCAGCAACAACCAATCCATCAAAACCCCATCTCTGTTTAAGCAAGTCTGTCACCAAGGAGCGATTACTGGTACAAGGAACTCCATCAATGTCATGATAGGCCGGCATCACTGAACCAGGGTGTGCATGACGGACAACCATCTCGAAGGGAAGTGCAAAGGTATTCTGCAGTTCTGTGGGACCGATATGCACCGGCGCATGGTTTCTCCCTCCCTCACTGGCAGAGTGCCCGACAAAATGCTTCAGTGTTGCAAGAGGACTTCGCCTCTCTCCTTGCAGGCCTTGTACATACGAGATTCCCATAACTCCACACAGGTAAGGGTCTTCCCCGTAGGTCTCCTCTAAGCGCCCCCAACGGGCATCACGAGCAACATCCAGGACTGGAGCGAGCCCCTGATGTACCCCAAGACTCCTGAGTTCGTCCCCGATTGCTTTTCCTACGTTGCCCACCAAGGAAGGTTCCCAGGTACTGCCATAATTCAATGCAGAGGGAAAAATCGTTGCTCCCTTCACCATGGCACCGGTCAGGCACTCCTCATGCAGGAGAGCTGGAATACCCAAGCGGGTCTCCTTGATAAGATACCGCTGCAGCTCATTGATCGCCCTAGCTTGCTGGACTGGATCATTTGCCATTGTCCCATAGGGCCGGGTGAGTTGGCCGATGCCCTTACCCAGCACATCAGCCTTGATATCTTCACTACGCAATTCAGCCTGCCCATACTCGCGTACATGCAATGATCCATCTATTCCTATCTCAAGCCATGCAGAAACCAACTGGGAGACTTTCTCTTCGATACTCATCTTCCTAAGCAGTTCCAAGGCACGTTCCATATTCTGCTGCATAGTGTTAACAACTCCTTATTTCAGTATCCTTGTACCTCAAGACCGACTACTCTTTCAGTGCCCCAAGTGCAACTCCAGCAATGATATGCTTCGAGAGAGAGAAGTAGACGATGAACAAGGGCAGAACGGTCATCGACAACCCCAGGTAGACTGCACCGTACTCTGTCTTGTAGATATCTCCCCTGAGCAGGCTTACCATGATGGGCATGGTATACTTATCCCCATCGGTAAGAAGAATCAAGGGTTCAAACAAACGATTCCAGTTGAATACAAAGGTGAAGATTGCCTGGGTTGCCATAGCAGGTTTCATGATAGGCAGTATGATCCTGTTGAAGGTATTGAACTCCCTGGAACCGTCTATTCTCGCAGAGTCAACAATATCCAACGAGAGCGATGCCATCAGGTACTGCCGCATGAAGAACACCATTGCAGGGGTTGCTGTGGCAGGTATGATCAGGGGCCAAAGGCTATTGGTCCACCCGATGCGGTACATGAACTGGTAAAACCCTATACCACTTACCTGGGTTGGAATCATCATAACGGCCATGATGAAGGTAAAGAATGGCTGACGTAGTTTCCAGCTGTAGGCAACCAGGGCGTACGCTGTAAGCGATGAGAAGTACACCGCGCAAAGGGTTGCCCCTGTGCTGATGATCATGGAGTTTATAAAACCTACAATGGGGTCGAAGGTCTTTCCTTGGAGTATCTGCCAGTTGCTCATCAAGTACTTGGAAGGAATCAGGCCAATGGAACTCTGTTGTATCTCATAGGTACTGCGTGTTGCGTTCATGAACATGACCCAGAAAGGGAATATGCTCAAGAGTGCCAAGAAAATGCACACAATATAGATTCCTGTCTTTTTCAGGTTGGTAGTTGCTCTCATTCCTCTCATCGTACTCCCCCCATCCTCTTTTCTTCCTTCAGCCGGTTCTTTTCAAATTTTCTGAGCTTGATCTCAGCCCTATCACGCATGGAATAGAACATGATGCCTGAGAGAACCAGGATAATGATGAAGACTATCATGCTTGCTGCCGATGCTCGGTTGTAGAGATAGCTTCCCGCGAAGGCTTGGTTGTAGATGAATACACTCGAGGTAAGTGTTGCATTGTCCGGTCCTCCCCAAAGGAAGAGCCTGGGAATATCGAACATCTGGATACCGCCGATAAGGCCGGTTACCAGAACATACAGCAAAATGGTTTTCAGTCTGGGTAAGGTTATCCTGAAGAAAATCTGGGCAGGTGTTGCCCCATCTACCTCAGCAGCCTCAAACAAGGTTGGATTGATACCCAACACACCAGCAATCAGGATGATCATGGAGTGGCCATACCACATCCAGAACTGGATGAACGATACCACACCGCGGGCGGTTCCACTCTGCAGGTGGAAGTTCGATGGTGCATCCAGGATGCCGACTTTCATCAGTAAGTCATTGATCGGTCCCTTGGGATAGCCGGTAAGGGAGTTGAACAGGATTGCGATGGTTGCAGCGGTAATGATATTCGGCATATAAATTAATACCTTGAACAAGCCCTGTGCCTTAACCTTCAGTCTTCTATTGGTGAACCAAGCGGTCAACAACAGTGCCAAGAGAACCTGGGGAATGAAATTGAAAATCCAAATAATAAAGGTAGTTTGTAGTGACCGTAAAAAGGTCGCGTTGTTTAAGATACTTTTGTAATTCTGGAACGGATCTTCCAAGAACTTGAAGGTAGTTCGCCCCAGTCCCCTGAGGTCGGTAAACCCAATAACAACAGTATATATCGTCGGGTACAGATTAAAAATAAGAAAGGCAAGCACGAAAGGAATGGAAAACAGATATCCGTACTTAGCATAGCTGATGTTGTTTTTGCGCATGAGCAAGTCCTCCAGAAAAATTCACCGTGCATCGACCGATATCTTCCCTGCGATGCTTGGAGCAAAACAAGCCAGGTGCAGGGGTCACCTACACCTGGCAATCATTGATCCATTAATCAACGTCAATTGCGAGGTTGTCAGCAACCTGCTGCTTGAAGTCTGCGATGGCCTGGCTGCGGGTCTTGTTTCCGTAGCTGTATTCGCGGACCTGGTCACGCCAGTACATGTTGATGGTCTCATCATACTGGGTCTTGTTGGTGCCGGTAGCAAACTTGCCAGCGGGAACGAATACGTCGAACATATCCTGTCCACCGAGGAAGTCCAGGGTTCCGTCACTCTTGCTCATGACAGTACCGGAAGCAACGGTATCCTTGGTTCCACCAGGACCATTGAGTGTACCATTGGCCCAGTAGTACTGCAGACCGGTGTTGGAACTGTCGAGGGTAATCCACTCGATGATCTCACCAACTGCGTCCTTGACAGGGCTCTTGTCGTTTGCAAGTACCCAGGTACCACCCCAGAAGAAGCCAACAGGAGGTTCACAAACTGCCCAGTCACCATAGGTGCCTTCACCAGGTGCTGAACCGCCGCTGTTACCAGCCATGACGTAGTTGATCAACCAAGCTGGGCCGAAGAAACCGAAGATCTGCTTTTCGCCGGCGTCTTTCATGTCAGCGAACCATGCATCGGTCCAGTCACGGGTATCATTGTGGTAACCCTTGTCAATCAGCATCTTTGCAACATCAAGGAATGCTTCACGATCGGGATCGATGTAGAGTTTTCCGTCTACAATCCAGCCCTTATCGCTGCTGCCTTCGATGGCATGCCAGATGTCTCCATCACCACTGATGATTCCGTATCCTTTCTTCTTCAGGTCTTCTGCAGCCTTGAAGAACTTGTCCCAACCGGGACCGACTTTTGAAGTGATTACAGCAGGATCGTCAGTACCCCATACGTCCTTTGCAATAGAGCGGCGGTAGATAAATGCACCACCGGTAGCCTGGTAACCAAGGCCTACCAGATCACCATCAGGATTGGTACCGATATCAACAGTGTACTGGGCAATGTCAGCTTCCTTAAGCTTGGCGTTTACATCAATTCCAAGATCCTTGTAGGGAGCTGCAAAGTGAGCTGCGTCGCCCTGGGTGTACTTGAGTACAAATGCAGACTCAGCACAATAGATGTCAGGAGCATTCTCACCACTACTTGCCAATGCCTGGTCAAGTGCTGGTTGATATGCACCATCAGTGGTAGCGATGATGGTTGTGTTGATCTCATAATCGAAATCAGGATTCAGTTCTTTGTACTTCTCCAACATTTTGGGGACTTCATCAGTGAAGCTCCACAGGTTGATCACCTTACGAGCAGGTTTCGCTGCCTCTGCCTGGCCGGCTGCAAACAGTGAGAGACTCATGCAACAAATCAGTAACAGACTGACTACAATACGCATGTTCCGTTTCATACAGATTCCTCCTTACTTAACTCTATGTCAAACTGACATACAAATGAGACTTGCATAGATTTCCCGTGTATTCGTACAACGCCTGTACTGAATAGGGAGCACTACAATCACTATGCTATGTGAACACTTTGGGGGACGCCACTGGGCTTTTGCCTTGAAAATGAATAGGACAAATGTCCTATGCTACTTACAACTCGTTGCTCTTCACCCATTTGATGGCAAACTTGCGCAGTGTTCCTGCGTCACTGATGGAGAGCTTATGACGGATATTATCCCGGTAGACATTGATCGTCTTGACCGAGAGATTAAGGGTTTTCCCGATCTCAGAAACACCACAGCCTTGCCCAAGCAAGCGAAGCACTTCCATTTCCCGGAGACTGAGCAGCTCAACCGGGTCACTCTCCTGCGAGGATTCCTGCAAGAGCATGGTATCTAACAATCGCTCCCGCATATCATTTGAGAGATAGACCTTGCCCTTAAGTACCGTCTCGATTGCTTTGAGGATTGAGGAAGCAGCTTCCTGCTTCATCACGTATCCACGTGCACCTGCCTTGAGTGCACTGGATGCATAGATAAGTTCATCATACATGGAGACAACAATGGAAAGCACCTCTGGCTTGCTTGCCTTGAGAGTTTTAACCAACTCCAATCCGTTCTCTTGCTGGAGTGAGATATCGACAAGGGCAACATCGACCTCTATCGTATCCAGCAGAGTAAGTGCTTCAGTGATGGTGGTTGCCTGAGCTCGTACTTGGTAGGTTCTCACGTTCTCTATGACGCTCACCAAACCTTGTCGGAAGAGCGGGTGGTCATCTACAATCAGAAATCGAACAATATTGGGCATTCACTACTCCTTGAATTCAATCAGCACGGTGGTCCCCTCTTCATCACTCTCAAGGGTGAGCTTTGCATCGGCCATTGCAGCTCGGTTTTGCATAATTCTCAAGCCAAGCCCTTCTCCCTGTATATGCTGAGGGAGGCCTGTCCCATCATCGCGAACTTCCAGGAAGAGGATACAGGAACCCTCAGTATCAAGCTTTCTTGCTGAGGATATTTCTATATGCTTTGCCTTTGAGTGTTTTATGGCATTGGTCAATGCTTCTTGGACGATCCTGAAGATATTCAGCTCCCTGTTCTTGTCCTGAATGGAAAAGGCTGGGTCTACATTTACATCGATATCGATTGCCACCAACCGAAGATTATCACCCACCAAGGCCTCCAGGCGTTCCAGGAAACTGTGGGGTTCCAATTCCATGGGCATCAGTCCACGGCTGATGGTCTTGATCTTCCCAATGGCCTCACTGAGATGCTCACTGATTTTCCTGAGACTCTCCTTCTGGGTTTCCTGGTTGCTTCCGAGTTGTTGATGTGCCGATGAGGCGAGCAGCGAGATGCCAAGAAGATACTGGCATAGGTCATCATGCAGCTCCTGCCCGATACGCTCCATGGTCCTCGTGGAAATCTCCATGACTTCCTGTTCCAGTTCAGTTCTCCGCTTGATCTCCTGGGAGAGATCGCGTGTACGCAAGGCGACCTGTTCCTCAAGGTTTTTCTCATGTTCCCTGATCTGCTGGAGAAGCAAGGAGCCTTTCAGGTTGCTCGAGATCTGCTCTTGCAATACATCATAGAGTGCAGGGCGGACCGTGCCAAAAGGAACCAGAAAATAGCCAAGAGGCTCATCAAGATAGACCAAGGGTAAGAGAACCCAGCGCTGGGCCCTCCACTCTTGGCTTAGGCTGGGGGGCAGGATCTGCTGGGCAGGAAAGTCCATTGAGAACGCTGATAGTGGGAGTACTTCCTGTTGGACGGTCATCATAAGCCGAGCTTTTCGGTTGTGGTTCAGGAACCTTACCAAATATCCACGGTCGATACCAAAGAGCTGCAAACCATGTTTCAAGTTGGTGATCAACTCCCCCATCTCAAAGGTACCACTGAGCATGGCACTCACCTTCCTAAGGGTTTCAAATGAATTTTCTGCTGCCACCCGTCTTGCTGCCTGAAATCGTCCAATCTTATCACCCGTCAACGCACGAGCTGCACCCATGAGCATTGTGAGTGTCTTGGAGCTGAGCGTACTCTGATTGCGCGATTTATACTCCACCACCGAGAGATACTCGTTCCACCTATGGGGAGAACCACTCTCTGAGGCTGTGTCATCCAGCGCACGGTTAAGGCGGGCAATCATCTGGTGATAATCACCTCTCTGGACAAGGAGGACCAGGTCTTTCACTGCCAAACGTTCAGCTGGTGTGGCATAACTCGGCATCTCATGGAGCCCAGGAGTGAAGTGCACATGCGGATTGCAACCGCAGGACTCCCTGATTACCGGTGAACATGGCAGGGAGATATGTTCTTCTTCTCCTCCGGCCATGATCCTATCAAGAATATCGATCGCAATGACACCCATCTCATGCAACGGCTGCACTACAGTCGTCAGTGGGGGGATGCTGTAACGAGAAAGATCAATCCCGTCAAACCCAATTAGAGAAACATCATCTGGTACACGGATATTCCATTTCAAGAGTTCTTGCATGGCACCAAAAGCCATTTGGTCATTGAGGCAGATCAAGGCATCAAAAGAGCACCCCGCTTCCATGAAGTATCGTACTACTTCACTCCCTGATTCATTGGTAAAAGTTCCTGATCTAACCAGTTTCTCGTCAATAGGGATATCATTATCTGCAAGTGCCTGTCTACATGCCTGAAGTCTCTTGACTGACTCCTCATGGGTCTTCGGCCCTGTAATTATAGCGAAACGGCGTCTGTGATGAACTGTCACCAAGTGGTCCACCAAAGCACGCATGCTCTCTTCCCCTTCTGCAGTAATGTCACTCATGCCCTGCATGTGCATACCTATCGATACCCTGGGCAGTGAGGACCATGGAGCAAAAAACTTATTCAGGTCCATGGTGGTGAAATATGATGCGAGTGAAGAGGCAACAATAATCAGGCCATCAATGGTCTGCTCGGATGCAAGGTGATATGCGAGGTTGGATGAGGCTTCACTGGCAATAGGGGATCCAAGGCGGGAGCCAATAAAGGAGATGGTTCCCATCTGCCGCTTTGCTGCTTCCCTTTCAATGGCATGCCAGATGGCCGACTGATATTCATCGTCCAAGCCTGCGGTGAATATTCCGATGCAACGCTGTGAATCCTGCATGAAAGATGGGTCCTCCTCACTGGTGTACCTTATCTATGATAGACCATACAAAGGAGTTTGCAAGGATAGGGTTGGAAAATAAACAAAGAGAATTTCTTACTGTTGGTTGGATCGTGTCATGGGCCTCCTCATGGGCCTCCTCATGGGCCTCGTCATGGGCCTCGTCATGGGCCTCGTCATAGACATGCTCTAACGCATGCTTTCCCTCCCCTGTTTCCATTTCTGGGATTGTTGTTTCTATTGGTTATAGGAACACTTGAGAACTATGACTTTGTCGGTAAGAATATATCCATGTAGGCCGCTTACACTATCCGGCAACTTAAAGAGACCTACGATTGCCTAGGAGATGACAAGTGAAAGCAATCGTTTATGAGAAAGCGAAATCATCGAAGGCATTGGTTCTCCGTGAAGTGAAAAAACCAATTCCTGCCACCCGTGAAGTATTGGTACGCATCCATGCTGCATCAGTGAATGCGCTTGATTACCGTCCTATGCAGATGGGTCTCGGTATACCGAAGAGCCGGATATTCGGAGCTGATATCGTGGGAATGGTGGAAGAAGTGGGTAGGGATGTAACCACTTTTAAACCAGGAGATATGGTGGTCGGCGATATCTCAGGAAACGGATGCGGAGGCTTTGCAGAATATGTTGCTGTAGATGAGAAGGTGCTGGCCTTGAAGCCATCCGCGATTCCTGACGAACTCGCTGCCGCCCTTCCGGTAGCAGCAGTCACTGCCTTGCAAGCTTTACGTGACAAGGGAGAGATCAGAGCGGGCATGAAATTACTCATCTACGGGGCGGGAGGCGGCGTCGGTACCTTTGCTGTTCAACTAGCTAGCTATTTTGGTGCTCAGGTTACTGCCGTCTGCAGCACCCGCAATACAACACTTGTACGCAGCCTGGGAGCCAACGAAGTTATCGATTACACAAGGGAGGATATCACCACCAGCGACCGTCGCTTCGACCGGATTATCGCTATAAATGGGTACCACCGGCTTTCAGCGTATAAGCATCTCCTCACGCCTCACGGAATATTCGTTATGGTGGGAGGCTCCCTGAAACAGATATTCACTTCACTTCTCTTTGGGCCGTTCATGTCTGTAGGTCCCAAGAAGATTCGTACACTGGCAGCGAAACCCAAAAGAGAGGACTTGGAATTCGTTCTGGACTTGGTAGCCTCAGGCAAGATACACCCAGTTATAGATCGGTGCTATCCGCTGGAGCAAACAGCAGAGGCAATGAATTATGTGAGCGAAGGGCATGCCCAGGGCAAGGTGGTCATTACAGTGACCTCCCAATCAGGGCCGATGTGATGTTTTTCTTGAGTCAAACTCAGACTCAAGACGCAAGAAAGGCAACCCGCTGTACGACCATTGTCGCCTAACAAGTTGCCTAGTAGTCTGGTAGAATAAGGAATCACCGTCCTGCCGTGTGCCTTTGCACGTGCGGCAGTCCATTCTTCAAACCAACTGTTTAGCAGGGGTAGGACTCGGACCTACGACCTTCGGGTTATGAGCCCGACGAGCTGCCAACTGCTCCACCCTGCGCCGAATTTCTTCTGTACTATACGGAAAAAGGAAAATCTTGTCAACCAGCATTGTAATTAATGCTATAAAAATAATTTAACACCTTGCAACGGTTGTAGTTATTGGGTATGGTATTTCAACGCATAAAAGCCTTATGCTTTTACAGCATGTCTGGTACTATATACACAACGTTTCCCATTGAAACGTGAAGGAGCCTGGTACGAGTAAGAAAGTGGTTATCCTAGGTGCGGGAAGACGCGGCATGGGAATGGCAAAACAACTCATTACAGATGGTAAGGATGTAGTAATCCTTGACAACTCGTTTGAAAGAGTCGAAATGGCTGTTTCCAAACTCGATTGTCTTGGTGTGCTGGGTAACGGCACTGACATAGACAAGCTTACCGAAGCAGGAGTCGAACAAGCAGAAGCCTTTATTGCCGTAACCAACAGTGATGAAATAAACTTGGTCTCATGCGGGCTGGTCTCCTCATCATTCCCAAATACCAAAACCGTTGCTGCAATACGTTCCTTGATCTACACCGGCAGTGGTGGCCTTAAGGAAGGATTGCTCGGTATCGATTATATCGTAAATCCCAATGCAGAAACGGCACGATCGATCTTTACCATCATAGAACAAGGGGTTAACGGAAACCTCTTGGCATTCAGTAACTCCAAGCTACTGCTCTATAATTTCTATATCGAAAAAAACAGTACCTATGTAGGGACCACCGTCAGTGAGATGCGCAGTAAGCTCAACGCTGAGTTTGTTATCGCTTCCATCAAACGAAGGGGACAGGTCCTCGTTCCTTCAGGAGAGACCACCATACAGGCTGAGGATACACTGAGTATCATAGCTGAATCGCAGGAAGTCACCGACATCCTGAAAACAGTCGGGAAGCTCCAGAAAAGACCCAACAACATGGTGCTGGTCGGCGCAAGTAAAATCACCAGAGCTCTACTGAACCGGATGAGCCCTGCAATGCGTTCCAAGGTCACCATCGTCGACCAAGATCCTGAGGTTTGTAAGGAATTTTCAGAGCGCTTTCGTGAGATTCTGGTTATCAAGGCCGATATCACCGACGAAGACATCATGGCGGAGGAACAGCTGGGAAGCTACGATCTTCTTATCGCCCTTACCGACAATGACGAGTTGAACATCATCACGGCAAGTTACGCAAAACGCATCGGTATCATGCGATCCATGGCACTCATCAAGCAAAACAACAACTATTCACGCATGGCTTCCTACCTTGGAATCGATGTGGTCATCTCAACCACCGATACCACCGTGGAGTCCTTGCTTCGCTATCTCAGGGGGAGCAATGTATCGAGTGTACACTCACTCTTCAATGGACAGCTTGAGGTGTATGAATTCATCATCCACGCAGACAGTGAGGTGTGCAGCAAGCAGTTGAAAGACATCAATATGAGAAAGAAGGCAATAGTTGCAGGCATTACCAACAATGAAGGAAAGAGCTTCATTCCCAATGGGTATTCCACCCTCAATGAAGGGGATACTGTTGTCGTAGCAGCACTCAGGCAAGCTACTGAGTTCATCCAAAAACTCTTTGGGTAGGATTACCATGATAAACTGGAAACTGGATCTTCGGCTGTTATCATTTATTGTGCTCTTTATTGGCCTGCTTATGGGCATCCCTACTGCCCTGGCTTTCAATTATCAGGAAACAGATGCCATCAAAGGATTTTTAGTAGCATATGCTGCCATTGCAATTTTTTGCACCACCATCCTTATCAGTACCGGGAAGTCACAGAATAAGCAGATGCTCGCACGTGATGGATACCTCGTGGTAACCCTGACGTGGGTCATCGCAACCGCATTCTCAGCCATCCCTTTGGTAGCCAGTGGAGCCTATGTAGACTATCCCAGCGCCTACTTTGAGATCATGAGTGGCTTCACTACCACAGGAGCCACGGTACTGCCGGAAATTGAGAGTCTACCCAAATCCATCCTGTTCTGGCGTTCACAAACCAACTGGTTGGGCGGTATGGGAATCGTGGTACTCTTCGTAGCACTGCTACCAGCCCTTGGTGTCAGTGGAGCACTGCTCGTTGGAGCTGAAACGGTTGGCCCAACAAAAGACAAGCTTACTCCCAAGATCAAGAATACTGCCCTTATACTCTGGTCAATCTATATCGGTTTCTCTGTACTCGAAACCATCTTGCTTCTCTTGGGCGGACTATCTCTCTACGATGCAGTTACCGTTACTTTTTCGACCATGGCCGCAGCCGGATTCTGTGTAAAGAATTCATCCATAGGG containing:
- the trkA gene encoding Trk system potassium transporter TrkA; translated protein: MVILGAGRRGMGMAKQLITDGKDVVILDNSFERVEMAVSKLDCLGVLGNGTDIDKLTEAGVEQAEAFIAVTNSDEINLVSCGLVSSSFPNTKTVAAIRSLIYTGSGGLKEGLLGIDYIVNPNAETARSIFTIIEQGVNGNLLAFSNSKLLLYNFYIEKNSTYVGTTVSEMRSKLNAEFVIASIKRRGQVLVPSGETTIQAEDTLSIIAESQEVTDILKTVGKLQKRPNNMVLVGASKITRALLNRMSPAMRSKVTIVDQDPEVCKEFSERFREILVIKADITDEDIMAEEQLGSYDLLIALTDNDELNIITASYAKRIGIMRSMALIKQNNNYSRMASYLGIDVVISTTDTTVESLLRYLRGSNVSSVHSLFNGQLEVYEFIIHADSEVCSKQLKDINMRKKAIVAGITNNEGKSFIPNGYSTLNEGDTVVVAALRQATEFIQKLFG